One segment of Cottoperca gobio chromosome 24, fCotGob3.1, whole genome shotgun sequence DNA contains the following:
- the selenol gene encoding selenoprotein L — MAEDVSVSEETLTSALTLLVNLGKVLLQTGQAGDSLERFVPHKISTLYGLITAGADFYKSLGVKKQSEAEDIWQKSYHHAAVRDQVTEFLQLERDWDSFLESVDRGLQTTDGQLSGGQIAGSLSPDTAFTDGRSGKSVTLGQYLGRGQKPLLVLIRHYGULPURDHVAELKSNQAVLEARSVQVLVVAFGGVEGAQVWREQTGCTFDMLLDPQRKVYRSFGLGSSYSKVLKFSCLLRYSEYGAVDRDFPDVPARLLEDIYQMGGDFLLDEAGNVLLSHRSKIPMDRPTVKAILAGRGHLIREHWRH; from the exons ATGGCGGAGGATGTGTCTGTGTCAGAGGAGACTTTAACAAGTGCTCTCACTCTGTTGGTCAACCTGGGTAAAGTCCTTCTACAGACAGGCCAAGCAGGAG ACTCCCTGGAGAGGTTTGTCCCACATAAGATCTCCACTTTATATGGCCTGATCACAGCCGGCGCAGACTTCTACAAAAG CCTCGGCGTGAAGAAGCAGAGTGAAGCGGAGGACATTTGGCAGAAGTCATATCA CCATGCAGCGGTGAGAGATCAGGTGACGGAATTTCTGCAGCTGGAG AGGGACTGGGACTCCTTCCTGGAGAGCGTGGACAGAGGTCTGCAGACGACAGACGGACAGCTGTCAGGAGGACAGATCGCAGGCAGCCTGAGCCCTGATACTGCGTTCACTGATGGACGCAGTGGAAA GAGCGTGACTCTGGGTCAGTACCTGGGTCGGGGGCAGAAGCCGCTGCTTGTCCTCATCAGACACTACGGATGACTGCCGTGACGAGACCACGTGGCCGAGCTAAAGTCCAACCAG GCGGTCCTGGAGGCTCGGTCAGTGCAGGTCTTGGTGGTAGCGTTCGGCGGTGTGGAGGGAGCTCAGGTGTGGCGGGAGCAGACTGGATGTACCTTCGACATGCTGCTGGATCCACAGAGAAAG GTATACAGGAGTTTTGGCCTCGGCTCGTCTTACTCCAAGGTGTTGAAGTTCAGCTGCCTGCTGCGGTACTCGGAGTACGGAGCTGTGGACAGAGACTTCCCCGACGTCCCCGCTCGCCTGCTGGAAGACATCTACCAG ATGGGAGGTGACTTCCTGCTGGATGAAGCAGGGAATGTCCTTCTTTCTCACCGGTCTAAAATCCCGATGGACAGGCCGACTGTGAAGGCCATCCTTGCAGGCCGTGGACACTTGATCCGTGAACATTGGAGACACTGA
- the ttc13 gene encoding tetratricopeptide repeat protein 13 isoform X2: MAPASRAVVVALSLLYLSREIFSSEYFSTLTLFNNELHKQGCSSLSEWEEYAADCESSILQLEDPDCEEGSNPPCESVFSLNAEKILNQAKLFIEQKKIPFPVDNHNTNEELAIGYVLIGNGLYDEAIKHFSLLLQGDPELVSAIYGRGIAYGKKSLQDIKNADLALYELNRVITLEPNWPEVYEQRAEILSPLGRISEALGDLTKAIQLQPSARLYRHRGTLLFISEDYVAAMEDFQQSLELKKNQPIAMLYKGLTFFHRGMLKEAIETFKEALKLKSDFIDAYKSLGQAYRELGDFESAMESFQKALMLNQNHIQSLQLRGMMLYHHGSLQEAIGNFKRCLQLEPYNEVCQYMKGLSHVAMGQFYEGIKAQTKVMLNDPLLGQKASSEYLKVKYLREYSRYLHSHLDIPVAEYNVDQDLPGNFKNHWAKNLPFLIEDYEEQPGLQPHIKDVLPQNFDSYSSEVQKLICTADHLGALMQYDTPGFLPNRRIHRAMGLATLEVMQAMHRTWSNSKVRVNGKTRQMQWRDMFDIAVKWRRIADPDQPVLWLDQMPARSLSRGFNNHINLIRGQIINIRYLAYFDNILDFIKDRILVYHGAYNPRGLLDVRQALENVNKVEDLLPIMKFNSKTRDGFTVNSKVPSMKDPGKEYDGFTITITGDRVGNMLFSVETQTTEDRTQQYQSEIESIYKDLTAKGKALMLSTELGDADAVCNLILSLVYYFCNLMPLSRGSSVVAYSVVMGALMASGKEVIGRIPKGKLVDFEAMTTPSPDSFSKTAKNWMNLKSLPSWYQSLPSVAETFPSTRTMIEVLNTDSSSHCPKKS, translated from the exons CGCTGTCCGAGTGGGAAGAGTACGCGGCTGACTGCG AGTCCTCCATTTTACAGTTGGAGGACCCAGACTGTGAGGAGGGAAGCAACCCCCCCTGCGAGTCAGTCTTCTCACTTAACGCAGAGAAGATCCTG AATCAGGCCAAGTTGTTTATAGAGCAGAAGAAAATCCCGTTCCCCGTAGATAACCACAACACAAACGAAGAACTTG CTATAGGCTACGTTCTGATAGGCAACGGTCTTTATGATGAAGCCATCAAACACTTCTCCCTCTTATTACAG GGCGACCCGGAGCTGGTCAGCGCCATCTATGGGAGGGGGATCGCTTACGGGAAGAAAAGTCTACAG GACATAAAGAATGCTGACTTGGCGTTGTACGAGCTCAACAGAGTCATCACCCTGGAGCCTAACTGGCCGGAGGTCTACGAACAGAGAGCAGAG ATCCTGTCTCCTCTGGGTCGTATCAGTGAGGCTCTGGGTGATCTGACCAAAGCCATCCAGCTGCAGCCCTCGGCCCGActctacagacacagaggaacactTCTCTTCATTTCAGAG GACTATGTGGCAGCTATGGAAGACTTCCAGCAGTCTTTAGAGCTGAAGAAGAATCAGCCTATCGCCATGCTGTATAAAGGCCTCACCTTCTTCCACAGAGGCATGCTCAAG gAAGCCATTGAGACATTCAAAGAGGCGCTGAAGTTAAAGTCTGACTTCATAGACGCCTATAAGAGCCTCGGACAGGCCTACAG AGAGCTGGGGGATTTTGAGTCGGCGATGGAGAGCTTCCAGAAAGCCCTCATGTTGAACCAGAACCACATCCAGTCTCTCCAGCTCCGAGGCATGATGCTGTACCACCACGGCTCGCTGCAGGAGGCCATCGGCAACTTCAAG agGTGTCTTCAGCTGGAGCCCTACAACGAGGTGTGTCAGTACATGAAGGGCTTAAGTCACGTGGCGATGGGTCAGTTCTACGAGGGCATCAAAGCTCAGACTAAAGTCATGTTGAACGACCCGCTGCTGGGACAGAAGGCCAGCTCTGAATACCTCAAAGTGAAATACCTCAGAG AGTACTCCCGCTACCTGCACTCCCACCTTGACATCCCAGTAGCAGAGTACAACGTGGACCAGGACTTACCAGGAAACTTTAAGAACCACTGGGCCAAGAATCTTCCTTTCCTAATAGAAGACTATGAAGAGCAGCCCGGCCTGCAGCCACACATCAA GGACGTGCTGCCGCAGAACTTTGACAGCTACAGCAGTGAAGTTCAGAAGCTTATCTGCACAGCCGACCACCTGGGGGCGCTAATGCAATACGACACTCCTGGTTTCCTACCTAACAGGAGAATACACAGAG CCATGGGTTTAGCAACTCTGGAGGTGATGCAGGCCATGCATCGAACATGGAGCAACTCCAAAGTACGAGTCAACGGCAAGACCAGGCAAATGCAGTGGAGAGACATGTTCGACATAGCTGTCAAATGGAGGAG GATCGCAGATCCGGACCAGCCGGTTCTGTGGCTGGACCAGATGCCCGCCAGGAGTCTCAGTCGAGGCTTCAACAATCACATCAATCTCATCAG GGGACAGATTATCAACATCAGATACCTGGCGTACTTTGACAACATCCTCGACTTCATCAAAGACAGAATACTGGTGTATCACGG GGCGTACAACCCCAGAGGACTCTTAGACGTCCGTCAGGCTCTTGAGAATGTGAATAAAGTAGAAGATCTGCTTCCTATAATGAAG TTCAATAGTAAAACTAGAGATGGCTTCACGGTCAACTCCAAGGTGCCGAGCATGAAGGATCCTGGGAAAGAGTACGACGGTTTTACTATCACCATCACTGGAGACAG GGTGGGCAACATGTTGTTCTCAGTAGAGACTCAGACGACAGAAGACCGGACGCAGCAGTACCAGTCAGAGATAGAGTCCATCTACAAAGACCTCACCGCCAAAGGGAAGGCTTTAATGCTGTCCACTGAACTCGGG GATGCAGATGCCGTGTGTAACCTGATCCTCTCATTGGTTTATTACTTCTGCAACCTCATGCCCCTCTCCAGAGGATCCAG TGTGGTGGCCTACTCGGTCGTGATGGGGGCTCTGATGGCCAGCGGGAAGGAGGTCATCGGCAGGATCCCGAAAGGAAAG CTGGTGGATTTTGAGGCCATGACCACACCCAGTCCAGACAGCTTCAGTAAAACAGCAAAGAACTGGATGAACCTAAAGAG TTTACCCAGTTGGTACCAGAGTCTTCCGTCCGTAGCAGAGACCTTCCCGTCCACCAGAACGATGATCGAGGTTCTCAACACGGACTCGTCTTCACATTGTCCAAAGAAGTCCTAA
- the ttc13 gene encoding tetratricopeptide repeat protein 13 isoform X1 produces the protein MAPASRAVVVALSLLYLSREIFSSEYFSTLTLFNNELHKQGCSSLSEWEEYAADCESSILQLEDPDCEEGSNPPCESVFSLNAEKILNQAKLFIEQKKIPFPVDNHNTNEELAIGYVLIGNGLYDEAIKHFSLLLQGDPELVSAIYGRGIAYGKKSLQDIKNADLALYELNRVITLEPNWPEVYEQRAEILSPLGRISEALGDLTKAIQLQPSARLYRHRGTLLFISEDYVAAMEDFQQSLELKKNQPIAMLYKGLTFFHRGMLKEAIETFKEALKLKSDFIDAYKSLGQAYRELGDFESAMESFQKALMLNQNHIQSLQLRGMMLYHHGSLQEAIGNFKRCLQLEPYNEVCQYMKGLSHVAMGQFYEGIKAQTKVMLNDPLLGQKASSEYLKVKYLREYSRYLHSHLDIPVAEYNVDQDLPGNFKNHWAKNLPFLIEDYEEQPGLQPHIKDVLPQNFDSYSSEVQKLICTADHLGALMQYDTPGFLPNRRIHRAMGLATLEVMQAMHRTWSNSKVRVNGKTRQMQWRDMFDIAVKWRRIADPDQPVLWLDQMPARSLSRGFNNHINLIRGQIINIRYLAYFDNILDFIKDRILVYHGAYNPRGLLDVRQALENVNKVEDLLPIMKQFNSKTRDGFTVNSKVPSMKDPGKEYDGFTITITGDRVGNMLFSVETQTTEDRTQQYQSEIESIYKDLTAKGKALMLSTELGDADAVCNLILSLVYYFCNLMPLSRGSSVVAYSVVMGALMASGKEVIGRIPKGKLVDFEAMTTPSPDSFSKTAKNWMNLKSLPSWYQSLPSVAETFPSTRTMIEVLNTDSSSHCPKKS, from the exons CGCTGTCCGAGTGGGAAGAGTACGCGGCTGACTGCG AGTCCTCCATTTTACAGTTGGAGGACCCAGACTGTGAGGAGGGAAGCAACCCCCCCTGCGAGTCAGTCTTCTCACTTAACGCAGAGAAGATCCTG AATCAGGCCAAGTTGTTTATAGAGCAGAAGAAAATCCCGTTCCCCGTAGATAACCACAACACAAACGAAGAACTTG CTATAGGCTACGTTCTGATAGGCAACGGTCTTTATGATGAAGCCATCAAACACTTCTCCCTCTTATTACAG GGCGACCCGGAGCTGGTCAGCGCCATCTATGGGAGGGGGATCGCTTACGGGAAGAAAAGTCTACAG GACATAAAGAATGCTGACTTGGCGTTGTACGAGCTCAACAGAGTCATCACCCTGGAGCCTAACTGGCCGGAGGTCTACGAACAGAGAGCAGAG ATCCTGTCTCCTCTGGGTCGTATCAGTGAGGCTCTGGGTGATCTGACCAAAGCCATCCAGCTGCAGCCCTCGGCCCGActctacagacacagaggaacactTCTCTTCATTTCAGAG GACTATGTGGCAGCTATGGAAGACTTCCAGCAGTCTTTAGAGCTGAAGAAGAATCAGCCTATCGCCATGCTGTATAAAGGCCTCACCTTCTTCCACAGAGGCATGCTCAAG gAAGCCATTGAGACATTCAAAGAGGCGCTGAAGTTAAAGTCTGACTTCATAGACGCCTATAAGAGCCTCGGACAGGCCTACAG AGAGCTGGGGGATTTTGAGTCGGCGATGGAGAGCTTCCAGAAAGCCCTCATGTTGAACCAGAACCACATCCAGTCTCTCCAGCTCCGAGGCATGATGCTGTACCACCACGGCTCGCTGCAGGAGGCCATCGGCAACTTCAAG agGTGTCTTCAGCTGGAGCCCTACAACGAGGTGTGTCAGTACATGAAGGGCTTAAGTCACGTGGCGATGGGTCAGTTCTACGAGGGCATCAAAGCTCAGACTAAAGTCATGTTGAACGACCCGCTGCTGGGACAGAAGGCCAGCTCTGAATACCTCAAAGTGAAATACCTCAGAG AGTACTCCCGCTACCTGCACTCCCACCTTGACATCCCAGTAGCAGAGTACAACGTGGACCAGGACTTACCAGGAAACTTTAAGAACCACTGGGCCAAGAATCTTCCTTTCCTAATAGAAGACTATGAAGAGCAGCCCGGCCTGCAGCCACACATCAA GGACGTGCTGCCGCAGAACTTTGACAGCTACAGCAGTGAAGTTCAGAAGCTTATCTGCACAGCCGACCACCTGGGGGCGCTAATGCAATACGACACTCCTGGTTTCCTACCTAACAGGAGAATACACAGAG CCATGGGTTTAGCAACTCTGGAGGTGATGCAGGCCATGCATCGAACATGGAGCAACTCCAAAGTACGAGTCAACGGCAAGACCAGGCAAATGCAGTGGAGAGACATGTTCGACATAGCTGTCAAATGGAGGAG GATCGCAGATCCGGACCAGCCGGTTCTGTGGCTGGACCAGATGCCCGCCAGGAGTCTCAGTCGAGGCTTCAACAATCACATCAATCTCATCAG GGGACAGATTATCAACATCAGATACCTGGCGTACTTTGACAACATCCTCGACTTCATCAAAGACAGAATACTGGTGTATCACGG GGCGTACAACCCCAGAGGACTCTTAGACGTCCGTCAGGCTCTTGAGAATGTGAATAAAGTAGAAGATCTGCTTCCTATAATGAAG CAGTTCAATAGTAAAACTAGAGATGGCTTCACGGTCAACTCCAAGGTGCCGAGCATGAAGGATCCTGGGAAAGAGTACGACGGTTTTACTATCACCATCACTGGAGACAG GGTGGGCAACATGTTGTTCTCAGTAGAGACTCAGACGACAGAAGACCGGACGCAGCAGTACCAGTCAGAGATAGAGTCCATCTACAAAGACCTCACCGCCAAAGGGAAGGCTTTAATGCTGTCCACTGAACTCGGG GATGCAGATGCCGTGTGTAACCTGATCCTCTCATTGGTTTATTACTTCTGCAACCTCATGCCCCTCTCCAGAGGATCCAG TGTGGTGGCCTACTCGGTCGTGATGGGGGCTCTGATGGCCAGCGGGAAGGAGGTCATCGGCAGGATCCCGAAAGGAAAG CTGGTGGATTTTGAGGCCATGACCACACCCAGTCCAGACAGCTTCAGTAAAACAGCAAAGAACTGGATGAACCTAAAGAG TTTACCCAGTTGGTACCAGAGTCTTCCGTCCGTAGCAGAGACCTTCCCGTCCACCAGAACGATGATCGAGGTTCTCAACACGGACTCGTCTTCACATTGTCCAAAGAAGTCCTAA